One genomic window of Branchiostoma floridae strain S238N-H82 chromosome 4, Bfl_VNyyK, whole genome shotgun sequence includes the following:
- the LOC118413637 gene encoding uncharacterized protein LOC118413637 — protein MAIKTGFCLPHSTLRLLTLLVVLLATVIIVLTNVGLDYVSHVFPQSVTSFSASCKAEVTAPPIVLVDAVFPVKIEVLRGNIRSLPRSYATVRFSPGNSSHVSTVDLYYGVGTTNLTISKTGVLQLYVTVETRDDHAPTETCQASVRIQAAPLSNREVGDKMIHKLQGPDLCKNCCKTVSSLEFGNYENWSIKNIRGMKRATIYPRSLRKEGCGMTFSADLYQHNHSDCIVQKVHVKSVYSDLNHYLGESHLRELKTHYLDRVMQTNLTAKSFGVIWDFSHIPERNSCALIRAAMTCPYSQQATHGLSAFVTKFLPNIAIYTGMTVQLAELPHPNNFHKYVAFLYIGNCMKSAHSDFVSKETNDYVLIDNDRCLVPDRVAGGHR, from the exons ATGGCCATCAAAACAG GCTTTTGTCTGCCGCATTCTACGCTACGTCTTTTGACGCTCCTAGTGGTCCTCCTCGCTACCGTCATAATTGTCCTTACGAATGTCGGCCTCGATTATGTCAGCCACGTTTTCCCACAATCCGTCACCAGCTTCAGCGCATCATGTAAAGCGGAAGTCACTGCCCCGCCCATCGTCCTTGTCGACGCCGTGTTTCCGGTTAAGATCGAAGTTCTCCGTGGGAACATCAGATCCCTTCCCCGGTCCTACGCGACAGTTCGTTTCAGCCCTGGCAACTCCAGTCATGTTTCCACAGTGGATTTGTACTACGGTGTGGGGACAACAAACCTGACCATCTCAAAAACCGGAGTGTTGCAGCTCTACGTTACCGTGGAGACGCGAGATGACCACGCCCCTACCGAGACCTGCCAGGCCAGCGTCAGAATCCAGGCCGCACCCTTATCTAACCGTGAAGTGGGAGATAAAATGATCCACAAGTTGCAAGGACCAGATCTGTGTAAAAACTGTTGCAAGACCGTATCGTCTCTGGAGTTCGGAAATTATGAGAACTGGAGCATTAAAAACATACGGGGCATGAAACGTGCCACTATTTATCCGAGATCATTGCGTAAAGAGGGGTGCGGAATGACGTTTTCTGCAGACCTGTACCAACACAACCACAGCGACTGTATCGTGCAGAAGGTTCACGTCAAGTCGGTCTACAGTGATCTAAATCACTATTTG GGTGAAAGCCACTTGCGAGAGCTCAAGACGCACTACTTGGACCGGGTGATGCAGACCAATTTGACCGCGAAGTCATTCGGCGTGATCTGGGACTTCTCACACATTCCTGAAAGAAATTCATGCGCGTTGATCAGGGCGGCAATGACGTGTCCTTACAGTCAACAGGCCACACATGGACTTTCAGCTTTCGTTACGAAATTTCTTCCAAATATTG CAATCTACACTGGCATGACGGTCCAACTCGCTGAGCTTCCCCACCCAAACAACTTCCACAAGTACGTGGCTTTCCTGTACATCGGTAACTGCATGAAGTCAGCTCACTCCGATTTCGTCAGCAAGGAGACCAACGACTACGTGCTCATCGACAACGACCGTTGTCTGGTGCCCGATAGGGTCGCGGGGGGTCACAGGTGA
- the LOC118414409 gene encoding uncharacterized protein LOC118414409 — protein MNAVSSQVPSLGTQFRKEVESHPAMAPLVLEEDPEIYEEVDGRVSVLVAEYNALCEDNNPDKFDSSLRKVYKTSAITESYLVHGRDFILAKFADGTIAYLKVVGGEVREDIDGYVFNGGLAELVAYHLDRLLGMGRAAVSAARRLRLDGTVPINGVINVQGEVLEDFSGKRDTLGRYLTESKTTSKSIQWIANQLQKGQHELHHSLNVVVVGKMKSLKDNIELHPQVREFFNHSANVSQLENVGVTRQMLRDLADIFVFDFLIHNPTKERLAMSELRFVSNDNDKAFWPDVSTNVCESILRCPASLQPEGTRASTEKNDACPNIRSNPDVLPSDQFVNCRFTKHIASRLKRFSDKTGPGQMFSSKLRRSLIMNETVDIHSFKSYFGKVDLYEGIGARLDRLANYIKQCMVRFGDGIFI, from the exons ATGAACGCAGTTTCATCACAA GTTCCAAGTCTTGGGACGCAGTTTCGGAAGGAAGTTGAGTCACACCCTGCCATGGCGCCGCTCGTGTTGGAGGAAGACCCTGAGATCTACGAGGAAGTGGACGGGCGCGTGTCCGTCCTAGTCGCTGAGTACAACGCTCTTTGCGAGGATAACAACCCCGACAAGTTTGACAGCTCTCTTAGAAAGGTGTACAAGACATCGGCTATCACGGAATCATACTTGGTACACGGGAGGGACTTCATTCTTGCAAAGTTTGCGGACGGTACGATAGCGTACTTGAAAGTTGTCGGCGGTGAGGTGCGAGAGGACATTGACGGGTACGTATTCAATGGGGGCCTCGCTGAGCTGGTAGCGTATCACCTCGACCGTCTGCTCGGGATGGGTCGAGCGGCTGTCTCCGCTGCACGGCGGCTGCGCCTGGACGGGACGGTCCCGATAAACGGCGTCATCAACGTGCAAGGGGAGGTGTTGGAAGATTTCAGCGGTAAAAGGGACACACTGGGCCGGTACCTTACTGAATCGAAGACGACATCTAAAAGCATACAGTGGATAGCAAACCAACTTCAGAAAGGTCAACATGAACTTCATCATTCtctaaatgttgttgttgtagggAAAATGAAGTCCCTAAAAGACAATATAGAGCTACATCCACAAGTCAGAGAATTCTTCAATCATAGTGCAAACGTTTCTCAGCTCGAAAACGTCGGAGTGACAAGGCAAATGTTGCGGGATCTTGCCGATATTTTCGTGTTTGATTTCTTAATTCACAATCCTACAAAAGAAAGGCTGGCTATGTCGGAGCTGCGTTTTGTGAGTAATGATAACGATAAAGCATTCTGGCCTGACGTCTCAACCAACGTGTGCGAGTCCATTCTCAGATGCCCTGCGTCGCTTCAACCCGAAGGCACCCGAGCATCTACGGAGAAAAACGACGCGTGTCCGAATATCCGTTCGAACCCTGATGTGCTTCCTTCGGACCAATTCGTGAACTGTCGCTTTACAAAGCACATTGCCTCCAGACTTAAACGGTTCAGCGATAAAACAGGACCTGGCCAAATGTTCTCGTCTAAACTACGACGATCTCTCATTATGAACGAGACTGTTGATATCCATTCGTTCAAGTCTTACTTTGGCAAAGTGGACTTATATGAAGGGATTGGCGCAAGGCTGGATCGTTTAGCAAACTATATAAAGCAATGTATGGTCAGGTTTGGTGATGGAATATTCATATGA